One Salmo salar chromosome ssa01, Ssal_v3.1, whole genome shotgun sequence DNA window includes the following coding sequences:
- the LOC123726690 gene encoding foot protein 1 variant 1-like gives MKSTTLDSQTPPWTAKHHPGQPSTTLDSQAPPWTAKHHPGQPSTTLDSQTPPWTAKHHPGQPSTTLDSQAPPWTAKHHPGQPSTTLDSQTPPWTAKHHPGQPSTTLDSQAPPWTAKHHPGQPSTTLDSQTPPWTAKHHPGQPNTTLDSQAPPWTAKHHPGQPSTTLDSQAPPWTAKHHPGQPNTTLDSQAPPWTAKHHPGQPSTTLDSQAPPWTAKHHPGQPSTTLDSQAPPWTAKHHPGQPNTTLDSQAPPWTAKHHPGQPSTTLDSQAPPWTAKHHPGQPSTTLDSQAPPWTAKHHPGQPSTTLDSQAPPWTAKHHPGQPNTTLDSQAPPWTAKHHPGQPSTTLDSQAPPWTAKHHPGQPSTTLDSQAPPWTAKHHPGQPSTTLDSQAPPWTAKHHPGQPSTNAKKGL, from the exons ATGAAAAG CACCACCCTGGACAGCCAAACACCACCCTGGACAGCCAAGCACCACCCTGGACAGCCAAGCACCACCCTGGACAGCCAAGCACCACCCTGGACAGCCAAGCACCACCCTGGACAGCCAAGCACCACCCTGGACAGCCAAACACCACCCTGGACAGCCAAACACCACCCTGGACAGCCAAGCACCACCCTGGACAGCCAAGCACCACCCTGGACAGCCAAGCACCACCCTGGACAGCCAAGCACCACCCTGGACAGCCAAACACCACCCTGGACAGCCAAGCACCACCCTGGACAGCCAAGCACCACCCTGGACAGCCAAGCACCACCCTGGACAGCCAAGCACCACCCTGGACAGCCAAGCACCACCCTGGACAGCCAAACACCACCCTGGACAGCCAAGCACCACCCTGGACAGCCAAACACCACCCTGGACAGCCAAGCACCACCCTGGACAGCCAAACACCACCCTGGACAGCCAAGCACCACCCTGGACAGCCAAGCACCACCCTGGACAGCCAAGCACCACCCTGGACAGCCAAACACCACCCTGGACAGCCAAGCACCACCCTGGACAGCCAAGCACCACCCTGGACAGCCAAGCACCACCCTGGACAGCCAAGCACCACCCTGGACAGCCAAGCACCACCCTGGACAGCCAAGCACCACCCTGGACAGCCAAGCACCACCCTGGACAGCCAAGCACCACCCTGGACAGCCAAACACCACCCTGGACAGCCAAGCACCACCCTGGACAGCCAAGCACCACCCTGGACAGCCAAGCACCACCCTGGACAGCCAAGCACCACCCTGGACAGCCAAACACCACCCTGGACAGCCAAGCACCACCCTGGACAGCCAAGCACCACCCTGGACAGCCAAGCACCACCCTGGACAGCCAAGCACCACCCTGGACAGCCAAGCACCACCCTGGACAGCCAAGCACCACCCTGGACAGCCAAACACCACCCTGGACAGCCAAGCACCACCCTGGACAGCCAAGCACCACCCTGGACAGCCAAGCACCACCCTGGACAGCCAAGCACCACCCTGGACAGCCAAACACCACCCTGGACAGCCAAGCACCACCCTGGACAGCCAAGCACCACCCTGGACAGCCAAGCACCACCCTGGACAGCCAAGCACCACCCTGGACAGCCAAGCACCACCCTGGACAGCCAAGCACCACCCTGGACAGCCAAGCAccaatgccaa GAAAGGTCTTTGA